In Trueperaceae bacterium, the following are encoded in one genomic region:
- a CDS encoding extracellular solute-binding protein yields MRGKLVLASIALALITAASAQTITFWHTYSTGSGEEQTLLEKVIPQFEAENPGITVEAVGFPYEEFRQKLLTAFAGGVVPDLVRMDIIWVPEFADMGALERLDDYDGFAALRDGVFPGPLATNYWDGGYYGLPLDTNTQVMLYNADVISQPPTTFDELEALATELSDPAAEVWAFSVPGPYAWYLLPWIWSNGGAITDDAITTATGYLNSDASVEAVEKLVDWYERGLIAPTLNNTGLGAWEGLGAGEYLATQDGPWAYPSITAQYQDLNLQHALFPAGPAGSISIVGGEDIVMFADSPNKEAAWKFVQFMLSPWAQITMASTGQIPVIQSALEDPYIVEHPYYGVYLQQLQTAKPRTPHPAYSRIETIIQDAVQRVLLGELEVREALDQAAAQVDELLK; encoded by the coding sequence ATGAGAGGCAAGCTGGTACTGGCATCCATCGCGCTGGCGTTGATCACGGCCGCGTCGGCGCAGACCATCACGTTCTGGCACACGTACAGCACCGGCTCCGGCGAGGAGCAGACGCTGCTCGAGAAGGTCATCCCCCAGTTCGAGGCCGAGAACCCCGGCATCACCGTCGAGGCGGTCGGCTTCCCGTACGAGGAGTTCAGGCAGAAGCTGCTCACCGCCTTCGCCGGCGGCGTCGTGCCCGACCTGGTGCGCATGGACATCATCTGGGTGCCCGAGTTCGCCGACATGGGAGCCCTCGAGCGCCTCGACGACTACGACGGCTTCGCGGCGCTGCGCGACGGCGTGTTCCCCGGGCCGCTGGCGACCAACTACTGGGACGGCGGCTACTACGGCCTCCCGCTGGACACGAACACGCAGGTCATGCTCTACAACGCCGACGTGATCTCGCAGCCGCCGACCACGTTCGACGAGCTCGAGGCGCTGGCGACGGAGCTCAGCGACCCCGCCGCCGAGGTGTGGGCCTTCTCGGTGCCCGGCCCGTACGCCTGGTACCTGCTGCCGTGGATCTGGAGCAACGGCGGCGCCATCACCGACGACGCCATCACCACGGCCACCGGCTACCTGAACAGCGACGCGTCGGTGGAGGCCGTGGAGAAGCTCGTCGACTGGTACGAGCGCGGCCTGATCGCGCCCACCCTCAACAACACCGGGCTGGGCGCGTGGGAGGGCCTGGGCGCCGGCGAGTACCTCGCCACGCAGGACGGCCCGTGGGCGTACCCGAGCATCACCGCCCAGTACCAGGACCTCAACCTCCAGCACGCGCTGTTCCCGGCGGGACCGGCCGGCTCCATCTCGATCGTCGGCGGCGAGGACATCGTGATGTTCGCCGACTCACCCAACAAGGAAGCGGCCTGGAAGTTCGTGCAGTTCATGCTGAGCCCGTGGGCGCAGATCACCATGGCCTCCACCGGCCAGATCCCCGTGATCCAGTCCGCGCTCGAGGACCCCTACATCGTCGAGCACCCCTACTACGGCGTGTACCTGCAGCAGCTCCAGACCGCCAAGCCCCGCACGCCGCACCCCGCCTACTCGCGCATCGAGACCATCATCCAGGACGCGGTGCAGCGTGTTCTGCTGGGCGAGCTGGAGGTACGGGAGGCCCTCGACCA